CGCTGGTGGCACAGCCGGCTCGGCGGTGGTAGGGTGACCGTGGCCAAGGTATGGTACAATTGCGGCCGCTACGCGGCCACCGACCAGGGAGATGCCTGAGCCATGTATACCGCCGAACCGATTGCGGCGATCGAACCGCAGCACAACGCTGCGCGTCGCGCCGGCCCACCGGTGTTCTCGATCGTCGGCCCGGTGTACAACGAAGAGGCGCTGCTCGAAGAGTTCTGCCTCCGCACGATCGAGGTGCTCGCCGAGCTTGGCGAGCCGTTCGAGCTGGTGCTGGTGAACGACGGCTCGCGCGACCGCTCGCCCGAGATCTTGCGGCGCCTGCACCAGCGCGACCAGCGCGTGAAAGTGATCAACTTCTCGCGCAACTTCGGGCTACAGGCCGCGCTCACCGCCGGCCTCGACCACGCGCGTGGCCAGGCGATCGTAGTGATGGATACCGACCTGCAGGACCCGCCCGAGGTGCTGCCGCAGCTGATCGCCAAGTGGCGCGAGGGCTACCAGCTGGTGTATGCGCAGCGCGCCGAGCGGGCCGGTGAGACCTGGTTCAAGAAGGTGACGGCCTCGGCGTTCTACCGCCTGATCGCCCGGATCACCAGCATCCAGATCCCGATCGATACCGGCGAGTTCCGCCTGATGGATCGCAAGGTCGTTGATGCGATCGTGACCATGCGCGAGTACAACCGCTTCATGCGCGGCATGTCGGTGTGGGTCGGCTATAAGCAGGCCGGCATTACCTACGAGCGCGACGCGCGCAAAGCCGGCGAGACCAAGTTCTCGCTTGGCAAGATGGTGCGGCTTGCGCTCGACGGCATCACCAGCTTCTCGTACCTGCCGCTGCAGCTGGCCACCTACTTCGGCTTCTTTGTAGCGCTGCTGAGCCTGGTGTTCCTGATCGCGGTGCTGCTGCTGCGTAGCTTCTTCCCCGATTTCTTCTACGGCCAGGCCACCACACTGGCAATGGTGCTGTTCCTGGGCAGCGTGCAGCTGATCTTTTTGGGGATCATCGGCGAGTACCTTGGCCGGATCTACGACGAGGTCAAGAAGCGCCCGCTGTATATTGTGGCCGAGGAGCTGGGTTTCGAGGAGCCTCGGGCCGGCTAGGGCCGTGCGGGTGGCTCTGCCCCCGCGCCCCCAGCAGGGGCGCTTCGCCCCCGTGCCCCCGATTAGGGGAACCGAGCCGGTTCCCCTAAAACCCCTCCGGCAATGAGCGCTTGCTCATTGAGAAGGCGATCGGGTCATGCCACATCCAGCGCGATATTGTATTTTGCGATTCGAGGCTGCTACCGCAAACAAACGGGTGGGCTGCCCTGGGGCATGTGCGCAGAACGGTGCGCATACGACAGCGCAGAATAGGGGGTCCGGGGTGAAACCCCGGCGGCGGGGTGCAGGGGCCGGCGGCGGCCCCTGCCGCGGGGCGCGGGGCCGCGCAGGCCCCGAATGCCACTCGGGGGCGGCGGCCCCTGCCGCAGGGCGCGGGGCGTGGGGCCGCGCAGGCCCCGAATGCCACTCGCGGGGCGCGGGGCCGCGCAGGCCCCGAATGCCACTTGGGGGCGGCGGCCCTGCCGCAGGGCGCGGGGCGCGGGGCCGCGCAGGCCCCGAATGCCACTTGCAGGGCGCGGGGCCGCGCAGGCCCCGAATGCCACTTGGGGGCGGCGGGGCCGCGCAGGCGCAGGGCGCGGGGCCGCGCAGGCCCCAGATCGATTTGCCACGCCTGCGCCCGCATGCTACAATACCGCCAGAACAACCAGTAGCGGCCAGCGACGATCCGCCTGATCAAACCAGATACCGAATTGCGCGCTCCGGCCCCTCGGCCGGGGCGTTTGTGTCGTGTAGCGAAGGAGCACCACCATCGAAGAGCAGATCACCCCAACCACCACCGACGGCAAGCGTATGCACTCGACTGCGGCGCCGCGTGAGCGGGCTTTCCTGGTTGGGGCCGAGCTGACCGGCGGGCGTAGCCCGTGGAGCGCCGAAGACTCGCTGCAAGAGCTTGGGCTGCTGGCCGACACCGCCGGGCTGGAGGTGGTCGGCAGCGCGTATCAACGCCTCAAACAGCAATTCCCCAAGCACCTGATTGGGCCGGGCAAGGTCGACGAGATCGCCGCGCTGCGCGATGAGCTTAAGTACGACCTGGTGGTGTTCGACGACGAGCTGACCCCGGCGCAGACGCGCAACCTTGAAGATACGCTGAAGGTGCAGGTGCTCGATCGCACCGGGCTGATCCTTGATATCTTCGCCACGCACGCGCGCACCCACGAAGGCCGCATCCAGGTTGAGCTGGCGCAGTATAAATACCTGTTGCCGCGCCTGCGCCGGCAGTGGTTGCACCTCGAACGCCAGGCCGGCGGCGGCGGCGCCTCGGCCGGCGGCGTGGTGGGCCTGCGCGGCCCCGGCGAGACGCAGCTCGAGCTCGATCGGCGCATGATTGGCCAGCGCATCGCGCTGCTCGAGCGCCAGATCGAAGAGGTACACCGCCACCGCGAGCAGTACCGCGAGCGCCGCCGTAAGAACGGCGTGCCGATCATCGCGCTGGTTGGCTATACCAACGCCGGCAAGAGCACGCTGCTCAACGCGCTCTCGGGCGCGCATGTGCATGCCGAGGATCGGCTGTTTGCCACGCTCGACCCGACTACTCGCCAGATCGAGCTGCCGGGCGGCCAGCAGGTGCTGCTGACCGATACGGTCGGCTTTATCCAGAAGCTGCCAACCCAGCTGGTCGCGGCGTTCCGCGCCACGCTCGAGGAGATCCGCGAGGCCGATCTGCTGCTGCATGTGCTCGATATTACGCATACAAATGCGGCCCAGCAGACCGAAACCGTGCTCGAGACGCTCAAGCAGCTGCGCGCCGACCAGCGCCCGCTGCTCACGGTGCTGAACAAGATCGACCTGATGGACGGCGTTGATGAGACCGAGGTCGGGCGGCTGGCCGGCGAGCTGGGCCTGCCCGACGACTATGTGGCGGTGTCGGCCGAGCGCAGCTGGGGCCTGGCGCTGCTGCGTCAGCGCATCGAAGATACGCTGAGCCTGCGGATGGATGCGATCGAGGCCTTCATCCCCTACAAGCGCAACGACCTGGTGGCGCTCTGGCATCAGCGCGGCGTGATCGACACCGAGCAGTACGAGGCCGAGGGCACGCGGATCGCGGGGCGCCTGCCGCATGTGATCGCCGCGCAGCTGGCGCCGTTTCGCAAAGACGGGCCGGGGCAGGCATAGCCGCGCCAGCCGGTTCGAGTTAGCGCGCCGAACACGCACACACCCCTCGTCCACGCGATCGGGCGGCTGGGCAGCGCCTGGCAATTACATATGTCGGCGATGTACCTGCGGTGTTTCGCAGCCTGAGCCTGTGCCA
The sequence above is drawn from the Candidatus Kouleothrix ribensis genome and encodes:
- the hflX gene encoding GTPase HflX gives rise to the protein MHSTAAPRERAFLVGAELTGGRSPWSAEDSLQELGLLADTAGLEVVGSAYQRLKQQFPKHLIGPGKVDEIAALRDELKYDLVVFDDELTPAQTRNLEDTLKVQVLDRTGLILDIFATHARTHEGRIQVELAQYKYLLPRLRRQWLHLERQAGGGGASAGGVVGLRGPGETQLELDRRMIGQRIALLERQIEEVHRHREQYRERRRKNGVPIIALVGYTNAGKSTLLNALSGAHVHAEDRLFATLDPTTRQIELPGGQQVLLTDTVGFIQKLPTQLVAAFRATLEEIREADLLLHVLDITHTNAAQQTETVLETLKQLRADQRPLLTVLNKIDLMDGVDETEVGRLAGELGLPDDYVAVSAERSWGLALLRQRIEDTLSLRMDAIEAFIPYKRNDLVALWHQRGVIDTEQYEAEGTRIAGRLPHVIAAQLAPFRKDGPGQA
- a CDS encoding glycosyltransferase family 2 protein, whose product is MYTAEPIAAIEPQHNAARRAGPPVFSIVGPVYNEEALLEEFCLRTIEVLAELGEPFELVLVNDGSRDRSPEILRRLHQRDQRVKVINFSRNFGLQAALTAGLDHARGQAIVVMDTDLQDPPEVLPQLIAKWREGYQLVYAQRAERAGETWFKKVTASAFYRLIARITSIQIPIDTGEFRLMDRKVVDAIVTMREYNRFMRGMSVWVGYKQAGITYERDARKAGETKFSLGKMVRLALDGITSFSYLPLQLATYFGFFVALLSLVFLIAVLLLRSFFPDFFYGQATTLAMVLFLGSVQLIFLGIIGEYLGRIYDEVKKRPLYIVAEELGFEEPRAG